From the Syngnathoides biaculeatus isolate LvHL_M chromosome 10, ASM1980259v1, whole genome shotgun sequence genome, one window contains:
- the si:ch73-361p23.3 gene encoding tumor necrosis factor receptor superfamily member 4, protein MALLLQLLLLSLIFNTFVADSDQFSCPKGQRIVMRGGSEKSCAVCPEGYHQPGENKSKQCKPCTKCNQASGSEVMAKCTKETDTKCQCREGFVPVESGSVTCKCSVGFGLRRGECSKCEDGSFNRRANAPCIKWKECKSGVNVSGSSTSDVVCNGEPKRRPHSSPRTVTVNTPPDEKARSRLNADADVAATTAASREVPSNAKVEPVRPLTATRFHVGMAFLILGIVAALILSAAACTRRVTRCVRRRGLMPRDLPYRRPVEESGDGIRSNLNPKKP, encoded by the exons ATGGCTCTCCTCCTCCAACTGCTCCTCTTGAGCCTCATTTTTAACACGTTTGTTGCTGATTCGGATCAGTTTTCTTGTCCAAAAG GCCAGCGGATTGTAATGCGCGGTGGAAGTGAGAAATCCTGCGCGGTATGTCCTGAAGGGTACCACCAGCCTGGAGAGAATAAGTCCAAACAGTGCAAACCGTGCACCAAGTGCAACCAAG cgTCGGGAAGTGAAGTGATGGCGAAATGCACGAAGGAGACAGACACGAAATGTCAGTGCCGAGAAGGATTTGTTCCTGTGGAGTCGGGTTCTGTGACCTGCAAATGCAGTGTTGGATTTGGGCTACGCCGTGGAG AATGCTCAAAATGTGAGGATGGCTCCTTCAACCGACGTGCCAACGCTCCTTGTATAAAGTGGAAAGA GTGTAAATCCGGCGTGAACGTCAGCGGAAGCAGCACCTCTGACGTCGTCTGCAACGGCGAGCCAAAGCGTCGCCCACACAGCTCTCCCCGCACCGTGACTGTCAACACACCTCCAGATGAGAAGGCCCGAAGTCGCCTCAACGCTGACGCTGATGTTGCCGCCACAACCGCCGCAAGCCGTGAGGTGCCCTCGAATGCCAAAGTGGAGCCTGTCCGCCCTTTGACCGCCACAAGGTTCCATGTTG GCATGGCCTTTCTCATCTTGGGAATTGTTGCAGCGCTGATTCTCAGCGCTGCGGCCTGTACGCGGCGCGTCACTCGTTGTGTGAGGAGACGGGGACTAATGCCAA GAGATTTGCCGTACCGCAGGCCTGTAGAGGAAAGCGGCGATGGAATTCGCTCCAACCTGAATCCAAAGAAGCCTTAA
- the tnfrsf18 gene encoding tumor necrosis factor receptor superfamily member 18 isoform X1, producing MNGRCCKLCPPGQYLKEFCTETTETVCLPCPDNSFSLQHNAFDKCTECHSCQGAHRERELPCYSTANAKCTCLDGFLCSDDACSQCVENNCDAGERAVKTGSVAGLRQYKCQSACPDHEYLDTKMNICKPKLQCKREGLLERFPGNTTHNAVCHQRGAEPRTDSETESGRDALCVTWRIGCVLLALILLVILTYTSIKAIKKCRTDKTNSASPVTENDSHLSKEESGLQQLIIQTDSSKSQLQEIVTALQ from the exons ATGAACGGGAGATGCTGCAAACTGTGTCCTCCAG GACAATATCTGAAGGAGTTCTGCACAGAAACGACAGAAACCGTGTGTCTCCCGTGTCCCGACAACTCCTTCTCCCTACAACATAACGCCTTTGACAAATGCACAGAATGCCATTCGTGCCAAGGTGCCCACCGAG AACGAGAATTGCCGTGCTACTCAACCGCAAACGCAAAATGTACGTGCCTCGATGGTTTCCTGTGTTCCGATGACGCGTGCTCGCAATGTGTGGAAAACAATTGCGATGCCGGCGAGAGAGCAGTCAAGACAG GATCCGTCGCAGGCCTGAGGCAGTACAAGTGCCAGTCAGCGTGCCCTGATCATGAGTATCTGGACACGAAAATGAATATCTGCAAGCCAAAACTACA GTGCAAAAGGGAAGGACTCCTGGAGCGGTTTCCGGGGAACACAACCCATAACGCAGTTTGCCATCAACGCGgcg CTGAACCACGAACTGATTCCGAAACGGAAAGTGGCAGAGATGCCCTCTGTGTGACCTGGCGCATTGGATGTGTGTTGCTGGCTCTCATTCTTCTCGTGATCCTGACTTACACCTCTATAAAAGCCATAAAGAAATGTAGAACAG ATAAAACCAACAGTGCCTCGCCAGTGACCGAAAATGACTCACATCTGTCCAAGGAAGAAAGCGGACTCCAGCAGCTCATCATCCAGACCGATTCCAGCAAGAGCCAACTCCAGGAAATAGTCACCGCCTTGCAATAG
- the tnfrsf18 gene encoding tumor necrosis factor receptor superfamily member 18 isoform X2, producing the protein MNGRCCKLCPPGQYLKEFCTETTETVCLPCPDNSFSLQHNAFDKCTECHSCQGAHRERELPCYSTANAKCTCLDGFLCSDDACSQCVENNCDAGERAVKTGSVAGLRQYKCQSACPDHEYLDTKMNICKPKLQCKREGLLERFPGNTTHNAVCHQRGGMYKTNSASPVTENDSHLSKEESGLQQLIIQTDSSKSQLQEIVTALQ; encoded by the exons ATGAACGGGAGATGCTGCAAACTGTGTCCTCCAG GACAATATCTGAAGGAGTTCTGCACAGAAACGACAGAAACCGTGTGTCTCCCGTGTCCCGACAACTCCTTCTCCCTACAACATAACGCCTTTGACAAATGCACAGAATGCCATTCGTGCCAAGGTGCCCACCGAG AACGAGAATTGCCGTGCTACTCAACCGCAAACGCAAAATGTACGTGCCTCGATGGTTTCCTGTGTTCCGATGACGCGTGCTCGCAATGTGTGGAAAACAATTGCGATGCCGGCGAGAGAGCAGTCAAGACAG GATCCGTCGCAGGCCTGAGGCAGTACAAGTGCCAGTCAGCGTGCCCTGATCATGAGTATCTGGACACGAAAATGAATATCTGCAAGCCAAAACTACA GTGCAAAAGGGAAGGACTCCTGGAGCGGTTTCCGGGGAACACAACCCATAACGCAGTTTGCCATCAACGCGgcggtatgt ATAAAACCAACAGTGCCTCGCCAGTGACCGAAAATGACTCACATCTGTCCAAGGAAGAAAGCGGACTCCAGCAGCTCATCATCCAGACCGATTCCAGCAAGAGCCAACTCCAGGAAATAGTCACCGCCTTGCAATAG